Proteins encoded together in one Phyllobacterium zundukense window:
- a CDS encoding lipocalin-like domain-containing protein, translating to MKKEILIGTWRLVSSTRTILDTGEVVNSYGGRPNGWINYGGDGRMMVVVAHDGRPKLADPLSLTDVEQAALFKTFFAYAGTYDLEEGSIVHYIDTSWNETWSGTQMKRNLVLSGQQVVYTTEPFAFSGDGRESVVTLVWEKYDLAAGEK from the coding sequence TTGAAAAAAGAGATACTTATCGGAACGTGGCGGTTGGTCTCCAGCACGCGGACGATTCTCGACACCGGGGAAGTCGTCAATTCCTATGGCGGTCGGCCAAATGGCTGGATTAACTACGGCGGAGATGGGCGGATGATGGTGGTGGTCGCTCATGACGGCCGTCCGAAACTGGCCGACCCCCTAAGTCTGACGGACGTTGAGCAGGCGGCGCTCTTCAAAACCTTCTTTGCATATGCCGGAACCTACGATCTCGAGGAGGGCTCAATCGTCCACTACATCGACACTTCCTGGAACGAGACCTGGAGCGGCACGCAAATGAAGCGGAATCTCGTTTTAAGCGGCCAGCAAGTCGTCTATACGACCGAGCCCTTCGCTTTTAGCGGGGATGGACGTGAGAGCGTCGTCACACTGGTGTGGGAAAAGTACGACCTTGCGGCTGGCGAGAAATAG